In a genomic window of Thermodesulfobacteriota bacterium:
- the queG gene encoding tRNA epoxyqueuosine(34) reductase QueG: MGVKDLTSGIKRHARSLGFDLVGVSPAGPLPDGRRYKEWLSRGHAGKMHYLERRVERREDVRNILPGAKSVITCGLNYNTDTPYSTACGDSRRGWIARYAWGDDYHDVMDEKLSSLSGFIRAETSGSAGIVRYSDTGPVLERAHARYGGIGWIGKNTCLINQETGSWIFLGELITDIELEYDSPAPDRCGTCTRCIDACPTDALTGPYTLDSRLCISYLTIELKDSMPFDLRDKTGSNIFGCDICQDVCPWNRKAPVTDEASFRPRPGLYNPGLDSIVSLGPEEFRALFKGSPVKRAKRRGLLRNALVAIGNSGDPSFVPVVTERLGDEEPLVRTHAAWALWKLEGKGALGPLLRLKVSEEDPSVLEEIDHLLRLIDGYGLEASG, from the coding sequence ATGGGAGTCAAAGACCTTACCTCCGGCATAAAACGTCACGCCCGCTCTCTCGGGTTCGACCTCGTTGGCGTATCCCCTGCGGGCCCTCTCCCCGACGGCCGGCGCTACAAGGAATGGCTCTCAAGGGGGCACGCGGGTAAGATGCATTATCTCGAGCGGCGCGTGGAGAGGCGCGAGGACGTGCGCAACATACTCCCCGGCGCAAAGTCCGTCATAACGTGCGGGCTCAACTACAACACCGATACGCCGTATTCGACGGCCTGCGGCGACAGCCGCAGGGGATGGATAGCGCGCTACGCCTGGGGCGACGACTACCACGACGTGATGGATGAGAAGCTGTCGTCCCTCTCCGGCTTCATACGCGCCGAAACGTCCGGCTCCGCCGGGATCGTGCGATACTCCGACACGGGTCCCGTCCTCGAAAGGGCGCACGCGAGATACGGCGGCATCGGCTGGATAGGCAAGAACACCTGCCTCATAAACCAGGAGACGGGCTCGTGGATATTCCTCGGCGAGCTCATAACGGACATCGAGCTCGAATACGACTCACCTGCCCCCGACAGATGCGGCACGTGCACGAGATGCATCGACGCCTGCCCGACGGACGCGCTCACCGGGCCCTACACGCTCGACTCACGTCTCTGCATCTCCTACCTCACGATAGAGCTCAAGGACAGTATGCCGTTCGATCTCCGGGACAAGACGGGCTCCAATATATTCGGCTGCGACATCTGCCAGGACGTCTGCCCGTGGAACAGGAAGGCCCCGGTAACGGACGAAGCCTCGTTCCGGCCCCGGCCCGGCCTCTATAATCCGGGTCTCGACTCCATAGTCTCCCTCGGCCCCGAAGAGTTCAGGGCGCTCTTCAAGGGGAGCCCGGTAAAGCGCGCCAAGCGAAGGGGGCTCCTCCGGAACGCCCTCGTCGCCATCGGGAATTCGGGCGACCCCTCTTTCGTCCCCGTCGTCACGGAGCGCCTAGGCGACGAAGAGCCGCTCGTCAGGACTCACGCCGCCTGGGCCCTCTGGAAGCTCGAAGGGAAGGGCGCGCTCGGCCCGCTCCTCCGCCTGAAAGTATCCGAAGAAGACCCGTCGGTCCTCGAAGAGATCGATCACCTCCTCCGGCTTATCGACGGCTACGGGCTCGAAGCCTCGGGGTAA
- a CDS encoding nuclear transport factor 2 family protein: MNETFDHEAEEVILANEKFYLAVNRADMDLMSDVWLGGPDDKCVHPGWPMLYGWEAIKESWKNIFGEGGPETVEISQVSVEVAEGLAWVVCVEKVIHRAGDDDMRIGFAQSTNVFHKTGSGWKLVVHHASPIPMPRTEAVSDTNLQ; this comes from the coding sequence ATGAATGAAACGTTCGACCACGAAGCCGAAGAAGTCATTTTGGCCAACGAGAAGTTTTATCTTGCCGTAAACCGGGCCGACATGGATCTTATGTCCGACGTATGGCTCGGCGGGCCCGACGACAAGTGCGTTCATCCCGGCTGGCCCATGCTCTACGGCTGGGAGGCGATTAAGGAGAGCTGGAAGAATATTTTCGGAGAGGGCGGCCCCGAAACGGTTGAGATTTCACAGGTGAGCGTCGAGGTAGCCGAAGGGCTCGCATGGGTCGTCTGCGTCGAGAAGGTGATACACAGGGCCGGGGACGATGATATGAGGATCGGCTTCGCCCAATCCACTAACGTCTTCCACAAAACCGGCTCCGGCTGGAAGCTCGTCGTACACCACGCTTCGCCCATACCTATGCCGAGGACCGAGGCGGTCTCCGACACGAATCTCCAGTAG
- a CDS encoding efflux RND transporter permease subunit, which produces MVDFFIQRPVLATVLAILITLIGGISIPILPIAQFPEITPPTINVSATYTGASAEVVEESVTDPIEEQINGVEGMTYMQSFSSNDGTMNLNVTFDVGYDLDIANVDVTNQVQLATPLVPEEVSKYGISVQKQSPSLILVVQLISPDGSRDDIFLSNYAGIQITQTLQRVPGVGNITVFGQREYSMRIWMDPDKLASLGLTTSDVSDAISEQNLQVAAGAIGQPPVPEGQQFQYTITTLGRLETAEQFGDIILRANPDGTVVRIRDVARVELGAVTYSQDSKLDNRTAIGIGIYQLPGANALDIDKQIRATMEQLKENFPSGVDYSIVYDTTAFVKASIEEVLMTLFEAFVLVFIVVFIFLQNFRATLIPAITIPVSLIGTFALINAFGFSINTLTLFGLVLAIGLVVDDAIVVVENVSRLLEEKDISPKDATSLAMKEVTGPIVATSLVLMAVFVPVSFMPGISGQMYRQFALTIAFSVGISAINALTLSPALCAMLLRKEPSKQKWWFFRKFDEGFDKMRAHYQSFVKTISLKWKVVVLVFVVLIGVTAYLFKIVPTGFVPEEDQGYFIVNIQGPEGSSLQRTNQTVDEVYEILRDIPGVEHVISISGLNFLTSTSDSNAAAVFAVLKPWDERKSKELNVDYILNEARQKFMGITSAIVVAFNAPAIQGLSSTGGFQFELQDRTDLGIEVLAETLMKMIEEGEKRPELVGLFSTFSANTPGLYIELDRTKAKTQGVPISEIFSTLQGYLGSLYVNDFNLFGQVYKVFIQAEAKYRASVNDISRIYVKSSNGGLVPLDTLIDVTSIVGPQTISHYNLFRSAEIDGDAAPGYSSGQAMKAMEEVAEEVMPEGMGYEWSGISYQEIKAGNLAPLIFSLSLIFVFLFLAALYESWSMPFMVMLAVPLALLGAMLAQHLRGLSNDIYCQIGLVMLIGLASKNAILIVEFAKQRRDEGMDILQSALTAAEIRLRPILMTAFAFILGVFPLVIASGAGANSRHSLGTAVFGGMIVSTLLSLIIVPVFYVVIQTLREGGFRKKQAR; this is translated from the coding sequence TTGGTTGATTTTTTCATTCAGCGTCCGGTTCTCGCAACGGTCCTCGCGATCCTCATAACGCTCATAGGCGGCATCTCCATTCCGATACTGCCCATAGCCCAGTTCCCTGAGATCACGCCCCCGACTATCAACGTATCCGCCACGTACACGGGCGCCAGCGCCGAAGTCGTCGAGGAATCCGTAACCGACCCTATCGAAGAGCAGATAAACGGCGTCGAGGGCATGACCTACATGCAGTCCTTCAGCTCGAACGACGGCACCATGAACCTGAACGTCACATTCGACGTCGGGTACGACCTCGACATAGCCAACGTAGACGTCACGAACCAGGTACAGCTCGCGACGCCCCTCGTCCCCGAAGAAGTCAGCAAATACGGCATCTCGGTGCAGAAGCAGTCGCCGAGCCTAATACTCGTCGTTCAGCTCATATCCCCCGACGGGAGCCGCGACGACATATTCCTCAGCAACTACGCCGGCATACAGATAACCCAGACGCTCCAGAGGGTGCCCGGTGTCGGCAACATCACCGTCTTCGGCCAGCGTGAATATTCCATGCGTATATGGATGGACCCCGACAAGCTCGCCAGCCTCGGCCTCACGACGTCCGACGTGTCCGACGCCATATCCGAGCAGAACCTCCAGGTAGCGGCTGGAGCCATAGGGCAGCCGCCCGTTCCCGAGGGCCAGCAGTTCCAGTACACGATAACGACTCTCGGCAGGCTCGAAACAGCCGAGCAGTTCGGCGACATAATCCTCCGCGCCAATCCGGACGGAACGGTCGTCCGCATAAGGGACGTCGCCAGGGTAGAGCTCGGCGCCGTCACCTACAGCCAGGACAGCAAGCTCGACAACCGGACGGCCATCGGCATAGGTATCTACCAGCTCCCCGGCGCGAACGCCCTCGACATCGACAAACAGATACGCGCGACGATGGAGCAGCTCAAGGAGAATTTCCCTTCGGGCGTCGATTACAGCATAGTCTACGACACGACGGCTTTCGTCAAAGCCTCCATAGAAGAGGTCCTCATGACACTCTTCGAAGCCTTCGTCCTGGTCTTTATAGTCGTATTCATATTCCTCCAGAATTTCAGGGCGACGCTCATTCCCGCCATAACGATCCCGGTCTCCCTGATAGGCACGTTCGCTCTCATAAACGCATTCGGATTCTCCATCAACACGCTCACACTTTTCGGCCTCGTGCTGGCGATAGGCCTCGTCGTAGACGACGCGATCGTCGTCGTCGAAAACGTCTCGCGCCTTCTCGAGGAAAAGGACATATCCCCGAAAGATGCCACGAGCCTCGCCATGAAAGAGGTCACCGGTCCGATCGTGGCGACTTCCCTCGTCCTCATGGCCGTGTTCGTCCCGGTCTCCTTCATGCCGGGGATCTCCGGCCAGATGTACAGGCAGTTCGCACTGACTATTGCATTCTCAGTCGGCATATCCGCCATAAACGCGCTCACGCTGAGCCCCGCGCTCTGCGCCATGCTGCTCAGGAAGGAACCGAGCAAGCAGAAATGGTGGTTCTTCAGAAAGTTCGACGAGGGCTTCGACAAGATGAGAGCCCACTACCAGTCATTCGTAAAAACGATAAGCCTCAAGTGGAAAGTGGTGGTTCTCGTTTTCGTGGTCCTCATAGGGGTCACGGCATACCTCTTTAAAATAGTCCCGACCGGGTTCGTCCCCGAGGAGGATCAGGGGTACTTCATCGTAAACATACAGGGCCCCGAGGGCTCCTCGCTCCAGCGCACCAACCAGACAGTGGACGAAGTCTACGAAATCCTCAGGGACATACCGGGCGTAGAGCACGTGATATCGATATCGGGCCTTAACTTCCTCACGTCCACCTCCGACTCCAACGCCGCTGCCGTTTTCGCGGTCCTGAAGCCCTGGGACGAACGAAAATCGAAAGAGCTCAACGTGGACTACATACTGAACGAGGCGAGGCAGAAATTCATGGGCATAACGAGCGCCATAGTCGTCGCTTTCAACGCCCCCGCAATCCAGGGCCTGAGCTCCACCGGCGGCTTTCAGTTCGAGCTCCAGGACAGGACCGACCTGGGCATAGAGGTCCTCGCCGAAACCCTGATGAAGATGATAGAAGAGGGTGAAAAGAGGCCCGAGCTCGTCGGCCTGTTCAGCACCTTCTCGGCCAACACCCCGGGTCTCTACATCGAGCTCGACAGGACGAAGGCCAAGACGCAGGGGGTCCCGATCTCCGAGATCTTCAGCACGCTTCAAGGGTATCTGGGCTCGCTCTACGTAAACGATTTCAACCTCTTCGGGCAGGTGTACAAGGTCTTCATACAGGCCGAGGCCAAATACAGGGCATCCGTCAACGACATCTCGCGCATATACGTGAAATCCTCGAACGGCGGGCTCGTCCCCCTCGATACCCTCATCGACGTAACGAGCATAGTCGGCCCGCAGACGATCTCGCATTACAACCTCTTCCGCTCGGCGGAGATAGACGGCGACGCCGCCCCCGGCTACAGCTCCGGGCAGGCGATGAAGGCCATGGAAGAGGTCGCCGAAGAGGTGATGCCCGAGGGCATGGGCTACGAGTGGTCGGGCATATCCTACCAGGAAATCAAGGCCGGTAACCTCGCGCCCCTCATATTCTCTCTCTCGCTCATCTTCGTGTTCCTCTTCCTCGCCGCGCTTTACGAGAGCTGGTCCATGCCGTTCATGGTCATGCTGGCGGTTCCGCTCGCGCTCCTTGGCGCCATGCTCGCCCAGCATCTCCGCGGGCTCTCTAACGACATCTACTGCCAGATAGGCCTCGTCATGCTCATAGGTCTTGCGAGCAAGAACGCAATTCTCATAGTCGAGTTCGCGAAGCAGCGGCGCGACGAGGGAATGGATATTCTCCAGTCCGCCCTCACCGCGGCCGAGATAAGGCTCCGGCCGATTCTCATGACGGCGTTCGCGTTTATTCTCGGCGTCTTCCCGCTCGTAATCGCGTCAGGCGCGGGGGCCAACAGCCGCCATTCGCTCGGCACGGCGGTCTTCGGGGGCATGATAGTCTCGACGCTCCTCAGCCTCATAATCGTCCCCGTGTTCTACGTCGTGATACAGACGCTGAGAGAAGGCGGATTCAGGAAAAAGCAGGCCCGGTAA
- a CDS encoding LysM peptidoglycan-binding domain-containing protein produces the protein MPGIDVESGGQHPDIKMVDEYSPSPSQADDLRSSFFMLNPQIQGWKTYYYVETIFEQFPDVVPETENEIPVVLNERVMHYMVYFQNQGRRSFSIWLERSGRFIPLMSAILAERGMPTDLVYLAMIESGFNVKAESHAAAVGPWQFIKPTAIRYGLRVDAWVDERRDPKKSTKAAADYLSDLYAMFQSWELAAAGYNCGEDRVQAAIDKYQINDFWQISEYTLPTETKNYVPKLMAALIIAKNPEKYGFVGIDYHEPEYFETVRVPPQKSLSDIARVIGVSHYKLVELNPAILLNATPPGGPYDINVPKGYSAVALGKTKELYALADVSPSIAQRSTVVAGRHKVRRGETLGKIAGRYGVSVSSIKRANNMRGSTIMVGQSLVIPGLKGSVSTASTSSGSQNATSTARYTVRRGDTLGAIAARHRVSIGSIKGANNMRGSLIRPGQVLTIPGASGRYYDTPSGGTAITKTTAYRVKPGDTLGAIASRYNVSVSTIKKANRLRGSTIMAGQELTIPYIAGSGAVYADSASSGSSASSSSSRGATKYTVRPGDTLSGIAARHGVSMSSIQSANNMRGTVVKRGQKLTIPGSSSSSQAVASAPVERASSTGSSGTYRVQAGDTLGKIAQMHGVSMASIQSANNLRGTIVQRGQVLTIPGAGSGSSSVAATSTRGSSSSSRYTVKSGDTLSGIASRNGVSVASLRSANNISGNTIRSGQTLVIPGGGSSSSGSASDVVSYKVKKGDTLWAIANRHNVSVASIKKWNNLNSAELTPGVSLTIYK, from the coding sequence ATGCCGGGAATCGACGTCGAAAGCGGGGGGCAACACCCCGACATAAAGATGGTCGATGAATATTCGCCTTCGCCCTCGCAGGCGGACGACCTGAGGTCGAGCTTTTTCATGCTTAACCCGCAGATACAGGGCTGGAAGACATACTACTACGTAGAGACCATTTTCGAGCAGTTCCCGGACGTCGTACCCGAAACGGAGAACGAGATACCGGTAGTGCTTAACGAGAGGGTCATGCACTACATGGTTTACTTCCAGAACCAGGGGCGGAGATCGTTCAGCATATGGCTCGAGCGTTCGGGCAGATTCATACCGCTCATGAGCGCGATCCTGGCCGAGAGGGGAATGCCGACGGACCTCGTTTATCTCGCGATGATAGAGAGCGGGTTTAACGTGAAGGCCGAATCGCACGCCGCCGCCGTGGGGCCGTGGCAGTTCATAAAGCCGACGGCGATAAGGTACGGGCTCAGGGTGGACGCATGGGTCGACGAGAGAAGGGACCCGAAGAAATCGACGAAGGCCGCGGCGGATTATCTGAGCGACCTTTACGCGATGTTCCAGTCGTGGGAGCTTGCGGCGGCCGGATACAACTGCGGCGAGGACAGGGTGCAGGCCGCGATAGACAAGTATCAGATAAACGATTTCTGGCAGATATCGGAATACACGCTTCCGACCGAAACGAAGAACTACGTACCCAAGCTTATGGCGGCGCTGATAATTGCGAAGAACCCGGAGAAATACGGGTTCGTCGGCATCGATTATCACGAGCCGGAATACTTCGAGACCGTAAGGGTCCCCCCGCAGAAGAGCCTTAGCGACATAGCGAGGGTGATAGGCGTAAGCCATTACAAGCTCGTCGAGCTCAACCCCGCGATACTGCTCAATGCGACGCCCCCGGGCGGACCGTACGACATCAACGTGCCGAAAGGTTATTCGGCCGTCGCCCTCGGCAAGACCAAGGAGCTCTATGCGCTTGCGGACGTTAGCCCGTCCATAGCGCAGAGGAGCACCGTTGTGGCCGGAAGGCACAAGGTCAGAAGGGGCGAGACACTCGGGAAGATAGCCGGGCGCTATGGGGTGAGCGTTTCGAGCATAAAGAGGGCCAACAACATGAGGGGCTCGACTATCATGGTCGGGCAGTCACTCGTAATACCGGGGCTCAAGGGCTCCGTAAGCACGGCCTCGACCTCGTCCGGCTCGCAGAACGCCACGTCTACCGCGAGGTACACCGTCAGAAGGGGCGACACGCTCGGGGCGATTGCGGCCAGGCACAGGGTTAGCATAGGCTCGATAAAGGGCGCAAACAACATGAGAGGCTCGCTCATCAGGCCCGGACAGGTTCTGACGATACCGGGAGCCTCGGGACGCTACTACGACACGCCGTCGGGCGGAACGGCTATAACGAAAACTACCGCTTACAGGGTGAAGCCCGGCGATACGCTGGGTGCAATAGCGTCGCGGTACAACGTAAGCGTTTCCACGATAAAGAAGGCGAACAGGCTCAGGGGCTCGACGATAATGGCGGGCCAGGAGCTTACGATCCCCTACATAGCGGGCAGCGGGGCGGTTTATGCGGATTCGGCGAGCAGCGGTTCTTCGGCGTCGAGCTCGTCTTCGAGGGGAGCCACGAAATATACGGTAAGGCCGGGCGATACGCTGAGCGGCATAGCGGCGAGGCACGGCGTTTCGATGTCTTCCATACAGAGCGCCAACAACATGAGGGGGACCGTGGTAAAGAGGGGGCAGAAGCTGACCATTCCGGGCTCTTCGTCTTCCTCGCAGGCAGTGGCGAGCGCACCTGTCGAGCGCGCATCGAGCACCGGCAGCTCCGGGACGTACAGAGTACAGGCAGGTGATACACTCGGTAAGATAGCACAGATGCACGGCGTATCCATGGCATCCATTCAGAGCGCGAACAACCTCAGGGGCACGATTGTACAGCGCGGTCAGGTGTTGACGATCCCGGGCGCGGGGAGCGGTTCTTCGAGCGTCGCCGCGACCAGCACCAGAGGTTCCAGCTCTTCTTCCAGATACACCGTCAAGTCGGGCGACACGCTCAGCGGGATCGCCTCCCGGAACGGCGTGTCGGTCGCCTCGCTCAGGAGTGCCAACAACATAAGCGGCAATACGATAAGGTCGGGACAGACGCTGGTGATTCCGGGCGGCGGCTCTTCTTCGTCGGGCTCCGCGAGCGACGTGGTTAGTTATAAAGTGAAAAAGGGCGACACGCTCTGGGCCATAGCCAACAGGCACAACGTATCCGTCGCGAGCATCAAGAAGTGGAACAACCTGAACTCGGCCGAGCTTACGCCCGGCGTGAGCCTCACAATCTACAAGTAA
- a CDS encoding rhomboid family intramembrane serine protease, translated as MIPLRDTTSTPGIPFVNITLIAVCILVFLYEYSLGAGVNAFIDAYGLVPADVFAPGFSAGERIYPFFSSMFLHGGWLHLIGNVLFLYIFGDNVEGRMGHARYLAFYLVCGFAAAAMQFVTNVHSVIPMVGASGAISGVLGAYITLFPRSRILTLVPIFFFIQLIHIPAAVFIFIWFIIQFLSGVSSLGRAADIGGVAFWAHIGGFVAGLILVRFFVRGGLGAVGGGRRFYH; from the coding sequence ATGATACCACTCAGAGACACCACTTCGACGCCGGGTATCCCATTCGTTAATATAACACTTATAGCGGTTTGTATTCTGGTTTTTCTTTACGAATATTCGCTCGGGGCCGGGGTAAACGCGTTTATAGACGCCTACGGGCTCGTCCCGGCGGACGTTTTCGCCCCGGGATTTTCGGCCGGCGAAAGGATATATCCCTTCTTCTCGTCGATGTTTCTTCACGGGGGGTGGCTCCATCTTATCGGGAACGTGCTGTTTCTTTACATATTCGGGGATAACGTCGAGGGAAGGATGGGGCACGCCAGGTATCTCGCCTTTTACCTCGTCTGCGGGTTCGCGGCGGCCGCGATGCAGTTCGTGACGAACGTTCATTCCGTCATACCGATGGTAGGGGCAAGCGGAGCGATATCGGGCGTCCTCGGGGCGTACATAACGCTTTTTCCGAGGTCGAGGATTCTTACGCTCGTGCCGATATTTTTCTTCATACAGCTTATACACATCCCGGCCGCGGTGTTCATATTCATATGGTTCATAATACAGTTCCTGAGCGGCGTGAGCTCGCTCGGAAGGGCCGCGGATATCGGCGGGGTCGCGTTCTGGGCGCACATAGGCGGGTTCGTCGCAGGGCTCATACTCGTGAGATTTTTCGTCAGGGGCGGCCTCGGGGCGGTCGGAGGCGGCAGGAGATTTTATCATTGA
- a CDS encoding N-glycosylase/DNA lyase: protein MKKAEYKKLRRAYSKKRVLIGERLAEFREVLESGDDGRIFEELAFCICTAGASAKMGMRSVEALRDVLLEGELEDLRERMHGVHRFPNWRPAYIVHTREYLRREHGLGMRKLVLSFADPVERRDFFAKNRDIKGIGYKEASHFLRNIGFPGYAILDKHILNTLYEMGVIEGPKPPSTRDSYISTEEKLRGFSEDIDIPMDELDLLLWSEKTGEILK, encoded by the coding sequence ATGAAAAAGGCTGAATATAAAAAGCTGAGGCGTGCATACTCCAAAAAAAGGGTTTTAATCGGGGAGAGGCTCGCGGAGTTCAGGGAGGTTCTGGAGTCGGGCGACGACGGGAGGATATTCGAGGAGCTCGCCTTTTGCATCTGCACGGCGGGGGCGAGCGCGAAGATGGGGATGAGGTCGGTCGAGGCCCTGAGGGATGTGCTCCTCGAAGGGGAGCTCGAAGACCTCCGCGAGCGGATGCATGGTGTGCACAGGTTCCCCAACTGGAGGCCGGCGTATATCGTGCACACGAGGGAGTATCTAAGGCGCGAGCACGGGCTCGGCATGAGAAAGCTCGTCCTGTCGTTTGCCGACCCGGTAGAAAGAAGGGATTTCTTCGCGAAGAACAGGGACATAAAGGGTATAGGGTACAAGGAGGCGAGCCACTTCCTCCGGAACATCGGCTTTCCGGGGTATGCGATCCTCGACAAGCATATTCTCAATACGCTTTACGAGATGGGCGTCATAGAAGGCCCGAAGCCGCCCTCGACGAGGGACAGTTACATATCCACGGAAGAGAAGCTGAGGGGATTCTCGGAGGATATAGACATTCCGATGGACGAGCTCGATTTACTCTTATGGAGCGAGAAGACCGGGGAGATTTTGAAGTAG
- the pfp gene encoding diphosphate--fructose-6-phosphate 1-phosphotransferase, with protein sequence MAHAKRKTGKRIAIVVGGGPAPGINGVISAATIEAANRGVEVVGIRDGFKWLAEGDATHVEKLGIHNTSRIHHTGGSIIGISRANPTTSPERMRNTLKGLFGLGVGYVITVGGDGTMCLANKLEKAAGGKLRVAHVPKTIDNNILIPSYIPTFGYETARHIGTRLVHYLMEDAKTTGRWYFVVTMGRLTGHLALGIGKASGATLTVIPEEFGRGKVRLSKLVTKLEGAIIKRLAMGRTDGVAILAEGLTEKLDEEDLKELQDLERDEFGRLRLSEVDIGEFLKERTMKALSEKGIDVRVIDKVIGYELRSAPPIPFDAKYTRELGYSAVKFLMGGGTGALITIQTGKMVPIDFSEMIDPVKDRARIRFVDVRTEAYEVADRYMIKLREDDLTDRKKLAALARAANMKPAEFKSYFSQAVY encoded by the coding sequence ATGGCTCACGCTAAAAGGAAAACGGGAAAACGCATCGCGATAGTCGTAGGCGGAGGCCCCGCGCCGGGTATAAACGGCGTCATAAGCGCAGCGACCATAGAGGCCGCGAACAGGGGCGTCGAGGTCGTGGGGATAAGGGACGGGTTCAAGTGGCTGGCCGAGGGGGACGCGACGCACGTGGAGAAGCTGGGCATCCACAACACTTCGAGGATACACCACACGGGCGGCTCGATAATAGGCATCTCGAGGGCGAACCCGACGACTTCTCCCGAGAGGATGAGAAATACGCTGAAGGGACTATTCGGGCTCGGTGTCGGGTACGTGATAACCGTCGGCGGGGACGGGACGATGTGTCTCGCGAACAAGCTCGAAAAGGCGGCCGGGGGAAAGCTGAGGGTCGCGCACGTGCCGAAGACCATAGACAACAATATCCTTATACCGTCGTATATTCCGACGTTCGGATACGAGACCGCCCGGCACATAGGGACGAGGCTCGTCCATTACCTGATGGAGGATGCGAAGACCACGGGGAGGTGGTATTTCGTCGTGACGATGGGGAGGCTCACCGGGCACCTGGCGCTCGGGATCGGGAAGGCGTCGGGCGCGACGCTGACCGTGATACCCGAGGAGTTCGGGAGGGGGAAGGTAAGGCTCTCGAAGCTGGTTACGAAGCTCGAAGGGGCGATAATCAAGAGGCTCGCCATGGGCAGGACGGACGGGGTCGCCATACTCGCAGAGGGGCTTACCGAGAAGCTCGACGAGGAGGATTTAAAGGAGCTGCAGGACCTGGAGAGGGACGAGTTCGGACGCCTCAGGCTGTCCGAGGTGGATATCGGCGAGTTCCTGAAGGAGAGGACGATGAAGGCCCTCTCCGAAAAGGGTATCGACGTAAGGGTAATAGACAAGGTGATAGGGTACGAGCTGAGGTCGGCCCCGCCTATTCCGTTCGACGCCAAGTACACCCGGGAGCTCGGGTACAGCGCCGTGAAGTTCCTCATGGGCGGCGGCACGGGGGCGCTCATAACCATCCAGACGGGAAAAATGGTGCCTATAGACTTTTCGGAGATGATAGACCCCGTTAAGGACAGGGCCAGGATAAGGTTCGTCGACGTCAGGACGGAAGCCTATGAAGTGGCGGACAGGTACATGATAAAACTGAGGGAAGACGACCTTACGGACAGGAAAAAACTGGCCGCTCTCGCCAGGGCCGCGAACATGAAACCGGCCGAATTTAAAAGCTATTTTTCACAGGCGGTATATTAG